Within Aricia agestis chromosome Z, ilAriAges1.1, whole genome shotgun sequence, the genomic segment cccatacaacaaaagttatttttttagtttttttgctctatatcaataatagcaattacagtaggtacttgaaattttcacacaatccttagttttatgtgtactttaacatttaataataatataaattttaaataaaaaattaagaggggctcccatacaaaaaaacacttgcctaattttgctctataacagtaaggaacccttcgtgcgcgagtccgactcgcacttggccaactttttttattttattataagccTAAATAGAAACTGTAATGACTGTTACAATCGTCGAATATTTTTTACACCAGAGAAACGGGTGTCAGTTGCTTCATTGACCTTCTAGACAGGAAACTCTCCGTTTCAAGACGAATGCTGTCATGGATCAGTGGCTGTATCAAGTATCAGCTTTCCTAACAAAAAACCCCGGGGATCACCGGGTATCGAACCGGCGATATTggatattatgaataattaaaagttGGTAGAAAAAAAGTTTTGATGTCAAAAGTTAGTCGAGGATTATTATATACGGCAACCGTGGTTTTGAGGTATACTTAATTACATCTTATTCAATGTTTTTCAACATGTGAAGCGTATAATAGCGTaccaataaagtttaaaaaggtTGATACATATAAAGGCTAggataattttatgaaaagataTATTCTTAAATCAtgagcataataattatacatgttAGAAAGGTCTCGAAACATTTTTTATGCCAGGGGGCCAAAAAAGGGGGTCATCATAAAAAGGTTGAAAACAACTACTTTACAAAATCTTCCTATtgcataataaacaaaaacagcAACAAAATCCATTGCGTACTTTTAAAGATCTAAATACTCATGAGCGATGCCTAGGAAGATACGATGTAGACtagagttttaacttttataatacACATAACACTGCAACTGATGACTATCTAACTTCCAGCGATTTCCTTCTCATTTCACCCACATTTTAGTGTCGTAATGCAGCGTTACATATAGATAATATCTTCATATCTTCAATCATTATCAAACTTACCTTTTTGTCTAACAGCGCAGCGTTATGATCATACCTTCAGTTAAaagatacttacataataataatagctccttCGGTGTCAGTGACCGGTTTTAACCTAGCTAGGAGTAATTTTAAGGTGCCAAAGGATATGCGTATGACTCACGTGGATGAAGAATCAAATATGAATTTTCGTAATATTACAGAATTagtactataaaatatacttttttggtCCTACCAATTtcgtaattataaaaaaaatacaaaaattggtaatcataaaaaaatcacattttaatGTTCGATATTTtgtttcctagctagatcgatttatcgcccccgaaacctactacatatactaaatttcatgaaaatcgttggagccgattccgagtttccaattatatattatatgccacaaggtcaacttcagttcctttgtggtgagagtaccgacgcatcttctcccgacctttgaagcggaggaattctggccgactgatgtggtttaccgaaggttccgggggagactccggaatgaagcgcgcgtcacgtcgccgttaattcgtgataatgtgtagtttaTATAattgttatgtatgttagtcattaaggtatatattgtatgggcctacgtagcctgatttaaatatatatatatatatatatatatatatatatatatatatatatatatatatatatatatatatatatatatatatatatatatatatatatatatatatatatatatatatatatatatatatatactagctgtcccggtgaacttcgtgtcactttgaaaccttccctggacttctacgaatattttaagactaaaattagcccaacccgttcagccgtttatcacaaatcttttgtatgggagtatagaaaagttgtttttagacattttcaggatttttttttagaatttttctctccgtaagaaccatcctcgtacttcaaggaatattaaaaaaaaagaattaacgaaatcggtccaaccgttctcgagttttgcgcttagcaagacattcagcgactcatttttatattatagatattaagtCATTTACGAAATtacgaccgcactcagagacgaataaaAATCGGATACTTCATTGCAAAttgcaaataaataaagattttgacataagccaaaatattatatatcaaaCTCTTCTTGATCAAACTCTTCATAATTGAAGTTtgattattacaattttttttatgagtgCGGCTATTAATAACGCATTGCTAAGACGTGACATGGTATTTCGACAATCGGCTGAAATCAGACTTACACCCAGGTAGCAAAAAGTAGGCTTTGAACTAAACAACTTCTTAGTATGTAGAAAGAAAACCGATCCAATTTATGTACACGCTATTGTAATATAAAGTTATATAACTGATCGTTCAAATACTCAATTAAGCAGATATTGACTCACAATAGGAAATAAGAAAACAACTACGAAGGTGAACTAGTTTTATACATATagttaatcagggtaagttcagatacagggtaagtccggataattaAAGTAAACGGTAAATTAAACTACAGAACTTACAGTACGGTACTACAGTTTGCGGTTGCAGTGCAGTATTGGCGTATATATAATATGCCCGTAGCGCCAGAAGAAAGAAACACTGACTAATTTAGTTATAAGTTGAATTATCCGGAGTCCGGACTTACCCTGTTcccgaacttaccctgatttACCTTACGTAGTAAAATTGTTCATacctttatgtaaataaaataatatattataataatttataaccataaaaaaggaggagttttTTATTTGTCACTTAATATTTTGATGCAAAAACTATTTTCGGCGTTGggtattttttgtgattggATTTTTTCAGAATTTGATTTTATCactagttttgattttataattttttaccaTCATTACACATCAGTCATCACCATCACATACatctatgtataatataattctagTGTATGACTGTATGTCACTAAACTCCTAagcggctggaccgatttaaatGAATTTTATGTATTCATTTCGGTTGCGCTCCAGAtggtaataaacaaatcagcgaAATCCAAATTTATCATACACCGGACAGCGTCTATCGGGTACGCTAAAtatagacaataataataactagcatGTAATTAATTAACTCTTTTACCAgcccaagggcgtcgccaagggggggcagggaggggcagctgccccccccccccctagagattctaaaaagttaccaaatataatgcaaacaacgaccactataatattaaaatctggtaatagatgtaaggctcgtagtagaAGTGAAAAGCTTTATGTGCTGTCGAATTTACCAACAATTCATACATTcttttctcattcatagagaatgagaaaagtatgaattgtagtaggtaaagtcaacttgcccccccctgcgccatcggctggcgacgcccttgtacCAGCCTTTACTGTTACCTCACATGACACAATCGGCCTCTATGAAAAGTGAAAAAGCGCAACTCTCACTCTCACTGACATAGAATCGGTACTTTTTTCTCTGTGAATTAATAGCagagtaaataataatagtgcATACATTATAATTTTCTCAGCAGTGACATAATGAGCGGTTCTTATGATAATTTTCTATAGTGAGGATCTTAGTTCTGACCTTAAACACCTTACCGTTCTGCTATTTTGGCCTAAGACCCGAACTTAAGATCTTCACCAAGCTCAAAATAAAATGAACTCAAATTCGAATACATTATGAtgagtgggaagcaactgtcaaaagtGTCCGGCCGTGAAAGACAAGATTTCTacagttatccctaagaaaataaaataaacaattgaGCTCTACACTTGTATATTGACGGTTAGGTAGACCATCAGACCAAGATACCTCTTAACTTAattaaccgcgaccgaaacacGGTTGCTGGTCTATAGGGGACAATTTTAAAGAAGAAATTATGGCTTTTATAAACTGACGAaggtctggctgtcgctggctcttagtCTAATAAGCACAAGGTATCTGCGACATatatttgttttcttttttatattaaattaaggggcaaacgagcaaacgagtcatcTTATGAAAAGCAagtactgtcgcccatggacactcgcaacatcagaagagttgcaggtgccttgccagccttttaaggaGGAATACGTTCATTTCTTGAAGTTTTttaggtcgtattggtccggaaatactgctggcgacagtgcgcttttaaatttaattttgactATAAATAAcatcttaaatttttttcattaactAGTTAAATTTGTGAAATTTCTCAATTACACACTTAGGTGTGACTATTAATTTGATTGGTCGATAAAATCTCAACACGACACTCATTTGgtatgaattaaaataaattagcaGTAAATTCAGCTTTGGTGTGGtccacaattttaaatattgctttgaaaaacttattaagaaaatatatacatatttggACACGagtattaaaaagtttcataatGCAATAAAAtgagagatgtgccgatcatgactttggctgACAAGCCGACTAGCCGGTTAGTCGGCTGCAAataagccgactaatcggccgactagtcggccaagccgattaTGGTTTCGGAAGTTCCCGTAACGCTTTTTTTACTGCTAATTCACGGGTAAGTCACACACGTCGCCTGCAAAGGTGTCGGATCGTGttatgtttacttcgcgtacgttactttttttttgtttttataatacagttgatggttttcaagaaatatttcaagtacAATTACCATTACGATTcacaatttaaattaacatctaattgatttaataataaatacttaaaattttgaatatattaaaaaaaaaatatttctttaatagcaagtaatttcagaaacacttcatttaattttaaaatgtgttaaaCTGATTAAGTGTGatatgaacacattataaataatcaaGTTTTTTCTTTAATGTGACTCTAATAAtagcaaaattgaaaaaataaaaagccggatagtcggcgctttttgccgactattcgccgactacgaAAGTGGTCGgaagtcggctttaccgactaggcGTCACAtctctaaataaaatataaaaataatattagacatAGTTatgtctaatattatttttatattttattgcatatTTTACGAAGTTTAGACATAAAACAGTTGCTTCGTAAAAAATATGGTTAAGCTTAAAAACTGGTTTGTCATGATAGATAATTTATTTACTCAACTCAACCATCTAAAGTCTGAACTTTAGTAACTAATTTGTTCTCTGGGGTGATTCTCTAACctcgataatattatgtatgtaaaaaattaaatgacatattattttaaccctaaatatttttcagttttagataaTTACCCTAGAGAGCAGACACTAAAGTTTAAATGTAAGATATGTAGAGTATTGAGTAAATAAATCATAGACTCTACAAATGATTGGAACATCagctatatttattaataacaactataataactagctaaaagctgagctttgtgagggctcgcgtagTCACACTTTGAATGACTGGTGATAACAAATCTTCGTataaaaaccttgactgactgatgataacacatatctacatatcaataaaaattactatgtaaaAGCACAAGTCAATaagcgtgatagtttttccataaAGTGTAATACAAAATGTTCAGACCGTGGGacatactagggctcgcttcgctcgccctgattatgcGAAAGTTCAACtttttgtctatctgttaccatTTAATGACTAAGCCACTGaccttattttgataaattttggtACGAAGATACTTTCAGTCAGCCAGGGCATAATAATCATACcctttattattaatactagctaAAATCCGAGCTTaattgtgagggctcgcgtcgtcactcgtcataccttgactgactgatgataacacatctacgtataaataaaaattactgcgTTAAAACACAAATCCATAGGCgttatagtttttccgtaaagtgtatcacaaaatgttcaggttgtgggataactagggctcgcttcgctcaccctgattattatgataaaatccaataattttcaattaattaatgtggtattaatcaataattttatttatttatggtacTTACTTGGCCAACTTTTGGATTCTCCGTACAACCTCTCCCCAATAAATGGTTCAAATCTACCACCTCCTTACCATCAGATCTACATTTTCACTTATAACCACCTAATTCCACTACAAACTAATTTGGAACTTACCACCTCAAATAACGGTGCAATTTTCATTACCTCGGTGCATGTTTATAGAAAATTCGAATAAATCCAATCGCCGAAGAACTTTCAactttacaatacaatattaaggTGTATTTTCTGTTGGTGCTTGATTGATGTGGATTAGATCGAAGGTACAGAGAGGCAATGTCGCGAAACGCTATCACGTCGTAATATAAAAAGAGCTTTGTAGTTATTTCTATAACATACACCTTCTAGCGTTTCTAGTGAATAGTTTGCCGTCGCAATTTCGAAATGGCTGCGCGATTTTTGGTATGTATTAATTTTACACATGAAAacaatatatattaatacttacataatatgtaaaatataacaatatcaagtgcgacaaaattaaaatcataaaagttgaAGATATTTAATCATGAAACTTTTGGATAGAAGTTAGAAAATCTCCAACACTCGTGGCTAAAACAATTTAATACATCTCGGACATCGGTGCTAAAGCACTTAATTTTTTCGGTAATGGCAGTCGGAAATGATTGTAATAACTTACCGGTTCGCTTTACGCGTATAAAATCCTATAATATATCTCTGTTATTATGTTGCTACGTGTACTAATGGACACAGTGGACACAGGGGAGATTTAGGGCTGCCACCTCACACAAAAGTATCCaagattttgatattattatttcaatcatGTAGATGGTGTGTGGTCTATCTtcttaattacataaaaaatcacTTTGTGCATTCGATTTATTCATTTTCCCATATTTAAAACCAGATATTATCTTGGTTCTTATGCTTTTCAAATCTCCAGCTGAATTTTTCGGTATTTTTTCTGACAGCCCTAGGCAGGTTATACTTAATACATTTAATAACTGAgttactgataaaaaatataccGGAACTTTCGTCGGTTCTATGTAGACGAAAATAAAGAACCAAAAGTGAGAGGTGGAGTGTCTTTTAAAAATAGTCGGGTTACACAACAAAAGGTTTTCGCGATTTGTGTATTActaaattgttatttgttatacaaagtgtaaaaaaaacttttgggGTAAATGATGATTTACTTAAATGCAGAAACTTAATAAAGGGTTTTTAACTTACACTCCACACATTTTTTGACATAATCTTCATTAAACAACGTAGTTTTCGCTTGGTATCATTAAAACTCTTTGCgtgcatttaatataataatattttaacactctCTCAAAGGATTTAATCGAAGGaaaattactatttttcttCTGCCACAAGACTGTTCTTTTAGAAAAGTATGTGAAATAATTGatatagctatttgaccgagctttgctcggtatttgatgaaaatgacattttctaaaaatgattcctagctagatcgatgtatcgtccccgaaaccccctatatactaaatttaatcataatattattaagatttcTAGTTGTCTGTTGATTTAATTACTTTTGTAATAAGCGTGCGATTGCgatttatcataattttatgtTGCTGGCGATTTTTTGTTaacgaaatattttgaaaccTAGTTATCTGTCAATATAATTTTGCAATGCTTAATTTTAAGGGTCGGTGATGTCAGAACAAATCCAATGGTGTTTTAAAATCGggacaaacttttttcttttgtgTGCTGTTTGATTTTTTACAAgcctaagagccagtccacacggctcggcgttgcgtcgacgcagcgctgtcgTTTGACGcatagggttgattcagaccgcaacgcgacgcgtagatgaatttccaaatttatatggatttgacagattcgcaagacgtctcacgcaattgaaatctgtcaaatccatacaaatttatgccgcaccgcgcctcgcctcgcctcatcACGGTGCGGACCCAtagccacacgggcgctgcgtcatcgcagcgttattacgaagcgtTAACACCCCTCCCGTTTCATCTCGAGGGCTGCTGTCCGtgatgtgtgcgttgcgacgacacAGCGTGCCGTGAGAATACCTTGGTTATTTgaatgtaaaacaacgcaacggcagcgctgcgtcgacgcaacgctgacgcaacgcgccgtgtggactggctctaaggaacttaaattaattgttaaattgcGATGGGAAAATTGtcaatttcaaaatataatatcattatcaaCCCTTAATTAATTGACAAAACGAGGGGTGTTAAGTTTTACGTGtctatctgtcagtctgtcaatGTGCGTCTACCCTTAACATGCAGCATTCAAACTAGTAGACCCActttgatttgtttttttttttgtttaaaaggtgacttaatcgagagtgttcttagtcATAATTCATCATCGCAGGCTCGGTGCCAGAGGGTTTATTTATCTTACGGGAGGTTGTAacacggccgtagctaggggggggcattgtggggcaatgccctaccttaaaatcataatgccctaccttaaaaatgcCAAAACCtaaaaaatcaatcaattatgattttttctttacttccgccctacctcTAACCAATGCAGCACTCGATGGTTGACAAAGTGTAGAGTTTTGAATTGATGTAACAAGAGgtcggcaacgtacctgcacgTTTTGATGGTGCGTCTGTTCATGtatgacggtagttgctttccaacaggttatccgtttgctcgtttgtccacttattttattaaaaaaaaacattatttacgtTTTTTTCTATTTTCCAGTTATTCCTGGTCTGCGTGGCCGAGCTCTCATCCCTCATATTAGCTGGCGGGCACGGGGGTCATAAAAAGGTGGTCATCCACGTACCGCTGTACGTCAAGCATCATCATCACAAACACACCATCGTGAAGCACGTCCATCACAAACACGGCGGTGGGGGCGGCGATGATCATTATGAGGTGCTAGGTTACACCTACGGCGAACCTAAGGCTGCTCCACACTTTGGCGGAGGTATGAATCATTTTGTCTAAGCTCTACATTGCTCCGATGCGTTGTGTTGTCGCAGCGTCAGGGTTCTTACGTATTGAACTGTCGCAGTTGCTGAGTTCTTACATTGATCTAACGACGTTTAGACgtggggagccatgcttcggcacgaatgggccagctcgaccggcgaaataccacattctcacagaaaaccggcgtgaaacagcgcttgcactgtgtttcgccgagtgagtgagtttaccggaggccccatcccctaccctattcccttccctaccctcccctattcccttcccttcccatccctaccctattctacCTCCTACCCTATTatccttttccctcttaaaaggccggcaacgcacctgcagctcttctgatgctgcgagtgtccatgggcgacggaagttgctttccatcaggtgacccgtttgctcgtttgcccccttatttcataagaaaaaaaaaccttgacGCTGCGACAACACAACGTAGCTAGAGCAAAGTGGCTTATAAATGCttcctcaccgggagcattcgcacGAATAACGTTGTAGAGTCGAGCATAACATCAGATTAAGGAggagcagtgccgtaaatagggcggtgccaccggtgcccaggcacagggcgtagactctgggagGGCGCAAAAATtgccaaaccaggcaggagtattatttttttggtttgCTCACGATAATAGgtaatagttcccgctgcgcccctagagcacgattccaacagtaaaatagacctatacattgctttgggtaataatataatatctaaaaaagcaagggcgtAGTTGtaaaagctcgcacagggcgcaaaaaatactgtttacggcactgagGAGGAGAGCCGAGCATTACAACGCGCCCCTGGTGTACAATGTCTAAGCACCTGCCAGTGATTTTACCGGTTATTTTGAAACAACTTTATATCAATGGTCGTGTATACGTATgctataatttataatgcatCCACGCAAACGCTCGTCGGTCAGGGAGCTAGTATTGTAAAATGCTTAAAATCGCATCTTTAATGTTCCCGGTGAAAGCTTTGCTCTAGTTAAGTTGTGTTGTCGTCAAAATTACGTCGTTAGAACGATGTCACATTGATCCGTTGCGTTGAGTTTTGTCTTCGCAGCTCTGCGTTGTTATTGCGAGGTCGCATAGTACGTTGAGAAGAGCTGCAGTAGCGAAATGCGAAGGTATATCACGTGTTGCCGCGACGCAGAtgtgagttgtgagttgtgacgcaCAATGCCCTTTTCTTTTCCGTATACGCAACGAACGGCATCACAAtagatttgatatttttatttaaataaaatattattatgtgagaAAGGCTTTTGACAGACAAACACCTTGTAATAAGCGAAAGTATTACAAGGTGTTTGTCTTTTTTCACCCTACACCAAGGACGAATGAGGGTTTCGTTCTTGGTGTAGGGTGATTAGTAAAAGAGACCTAATTAAACTGATGATTTCATACTCTACTATCAATTCTTCTATCACGCCTTCTTTTTCAAACGTACATCCGTGTCTAATTTTGTGAAAATCAATCCAGTGTTCAAAAACTATTTGACTCAAACAAACGAACGAATCTTTCTTCtttgaaatatataataatgtataacttactagatgacaccgcaactccgttgcgacaaattCGTTTACCGTACATTTCCTGGGACTTAAAGCATctacgaaatttcagcaaaatcggttcggtggttttggcgtgaaaagGTAGAACAGATagacatatagacagacagacagacagacggacagacagacacaccttcgcagttcgcatttataatataaacttatgGATTAACAAGATGTCCTCATGATTCCAGGTCACGGATGGGGTGCTGCAGAGGAAGACCACGGCCACGACTCCCCCGTCAGCTTCGAAGCTGGCGACCACGGTGGCTACGCGCTCAGCGACGACGACTACAGCCACAGTGGCTACTAGAAACTCAGGCTGACATGGCTATAGTAAAGCTACTATACTATTAACTTTGTTTACTCGGGCAAAAACGACTAACTATAAATAAAACCGTTAGTAACCATAGTGGCTACTGACGACTGAAGTAGCAAAGCTACAGTCACAGTGGCTACTACGAGTAGACACTCAGGCTGACATGGCTATAATAAAGCTTTGTTTACTCGGGCAAAAACAACTAACTACTAAATAAAACCGTTAGTAACCATAGTGGCTACTGACGACTGAAGTAGCAAAGCTACAGTCACAGTGGCTACTACGAGTAGACACTCAGGCTGACATGGCTATAATAAAGCTTTGTTTACTCGGGCAAAAACAACTAACTACTAAATAAAACCGTTAGTAACCATAGTGGCTACTGACGACTGAAGTAGTAAAGCTACAGTCACAGTGGCTACTAGACACTCAGGCTGACATGGCTATAATAAAGCTTTGTTTACTCGGGCAAAAACAACTAACTACTAAATAAAACCGTTAGTAACCATAGTGGCTACTGACGACTGAAGTAGCAAAGCTACAGTCACAGTGGCTACTACGAGTAGACACTCAGGCTGACATGGCTATAATAAAGCTTTGTTTACTCGGGCAAAAACAACTAACTACTAAATAAAACCGTTAGTAACCATAGTGGCTACTGACGACTGAAGTAGTAAAGCTACAGTCACAGTGGCTACTAGACACTCAGGCTGACATGGCTATAATAAAGCTTTGTTTACTCGGGCAAAAACAACTAACTACTAAATAAAACCGTTAGTAACCATTGTGGCTACTGACGACTGAAGTAGGCAAAACTGAAGTCAGGCTACTAGTGCTCTGACATGGCTATAGTAAAGTGGCTATTAAACTACATTATTTACTCAAGCAAAAactattgttataatttactcCACTAGATAAGGCTATAGGCACAATAGTAACTAGAATAACGGTTAGCCATTTCTGcttaaaactatcgagcaacaGTGGTTACTAGACCTTACTATTAAATCATTATTCGCTCAAGTGTATACATCTCTAAACGCAGTGAAAAAGGACTGTATGTACTAGAATAACAACATTTTAGCATTTTCTACTGATATAAGTGTACGACCATAGCCAAATCGGTCAATACTTGAACCATAAATGTGCCTAAAGCTAAAGTGGTAATTAGGAAACTAGGAAATTCATAATGCCGATGATTACTAACTATATACCCAAATGGCCAACATGACTATAAAGCCACGGtggttaattttaaagtttgtatCTCTCTCAAGACCAACATAATCTTTTTAATTAATCTTTGGATATATCGCAATGTATAATTATGATTATGACTTCTTTCTTCTGGGTATGTACTTACATCAAGAACATTCCATTCAttcatataatatacttatattatatgaatGAATAGAATGTTCTTGATTGTTGAATGTGATGTCTTCATATTATCAAAGTTCTAACAGCTCTCTTGTAAAGAAAGATTAGTGCCTGTTTTCatcaacggtctcctaacgctaagtatTCCCTAGCGATATTTGCGGGTcgaatatctcttaaaacaaacacattaaaaaaaagtaattttttgcaaaagttcttacgccctaaggacgaacgtgacacacaaaaattcgtgaaa encodes:
- the LOC121739326 gene encoding uncharacterized protein LOC121739326, encoding MAARFLLFLVCVAELSSLILAGGHGGHKKVVIHVPLYVKHHHHKHTIVKHVHHKHGGGGGDDHYEVLGYTYGEPKAAPHFGGGHGWGAAEEDHGHDSPVSFEAGDHGGYALSDDDYSHSGY